Proteins encoded in a region of the Scatophagus argus isolate fScaArg1 chromosome 1, fScaArg1.pri, whole genome shotgun sequence genome:
- the LOC124064377 gene encoding uncharacterized protein LOC124064377 yields the protein MRDRVPLTPSQDMKHEILEKLAKTMYSFKAYPDDDDFSSVAKALISKHPGLTEPGPQPGWYGWKNSLKFKMANYRTKLRKAECDDVMINGGKRSKHNREGPSSSKNIKRPRRGEANYLSNLPDRHDESSLENAIEEMKKKQANASLVSRMMEETFSLRKREIVTQEPAAQSMMERWPALFTERQIFAEFNRIASKNLEGDFYEALDQHTPRFIDLLGQKLTDLMQHINWMDCRS from the exons ATGAGAGATCGTGTCCCATTGACTCCGTCACAAGATATGAAACATGAAATACTTGAGAAGCTTGCTAAAACAATGTACAGTTTCAAAGCTTATCCTGACGACGATGACTTCAGCAGTGTTGCAAAAGCACTCATTAGCAAGCACCCCGGCCTCACTGAACCTGGTCCCCAGCCAGGATGGTATGGCTGGAAGAACAGCCTTAAATTCAAGATGGCCAACTATCGTACAAAATTACGAAAAGCAgaatgtgatgatgtgatgatcAATGGGGGTAAACGAAGCAAACACAACCGAGAAGGACCATCATCCAGCAAGAACATCAAGCGGCCAAGAAGAGGTGAAGCCAATTATTTGTCTAATTTACCAGACAGACATGATGAAAGCAGCCTTGAAAATGCCatagaggaaatgaagaaaaaacaagccAATGCCAGTCTAGTTTCAAGAATGATGGAAGAAACATTCTCACTGCGCAAAAGGGAGATAGTGACACAGGAGCCTGCTGCGCAGAGCATGATGGAAAGATGGCCAGCACTGTTCACGGAGAGACAG ATCTTTGCTGAGTTTAATCGCATTGCCAGCAAGAATCTTGAAGGGGACTTCTATGAAGCCCTAGACCAGCACACACCGCGCTTCATCGATCTTTTGGGACAAAAACTGACAGATTTGATGCAGCACATCAACTGGATG